The following coding sequences lie in one Apostichopus japonicus isolate 1M-3 chromosome 13, ASM3797524v1, whole genome shotgun sequence genomic window:
- the LOC139978488 gene encoding uncharacterized protein — MAFTETFLFTVVAIIVVCVTHGNVQATTIDSLRLGYNFGTNGKFLVPRYPLEQRMKELGVEVSEATFVSSDQYDTEKYGEVVLLLQHGHDITLPMELDHEQLEGLTTGSHFLVIGIPFTKDDEPGVLMLNYFTNNQPVFIPHLTNHSAITKIDSIVNGDNGLVTLHSGDDVMEIYVHNDEDCIENGGEDSDFVGNKLLLTSYPMPFDWGCNRLGDDVSFCRTLAPYMDDITAAKGDVCTEVTTVSSQKCSAEMEIRNMTGIFRDAAPFLAGTVPSAAVGAAWVDRGHSFGLVFPCF, encoded by the exons ATGGCCTTTACTGAGACTTTCCTCTTCACCGTGGTTGCGATCATTGTCGTCTGCGTGACTCATGGCAACGTTCAAGCTACGACTATTGACTCTCTTCGCCTTGGCTACAACTTTGGGACAAATGGCAAATTCCTGGTACCACGTTATCCTCTTGAACAACGAATGAAGGAATTAGGGGTAGAGG TTTCAGAAGCAACGTTTGTCTCCTCTGATCAATATGATACGGAAAAGTACGGAGAAGTAGTGCTTCTCCTACAACATGGGCACGATATAACATTGCCAATGGAGCTTGACCATGAACAGCTGGAAGGTCTGACCACTGGATCACATTTCCTGGTCATCGGGATACCGTTCACGAAAGATGACGAACCAGGAGTCTTAATGCTGAATTACTTTACCAACAACCAGCCCGTCTTTATCCCACATTTGACCAATCATAGCGCCATAACCAAAATAGACAGCATCGTGAACGGTGATAACGGGCTGGTGACGTTGCATAGCGGTGATGACGTAATGGAGATCTACGTGCATAATGACGAAGATTGCATAGAGAACGGCGGCGAGGATTCTGACTTTGTGGGGAATAAACTACTCCTTACCAGCTATCCGATGCCATTCGATTGGGGTTGTAACCGGTTGGGAGATGACGTCAGCTTCTGCCGTACATTGGCGCCTTATATGGATGACATCACAGCTGCCAAAGGTGACGTCTGCACCGAAGTAACCACGGTTTCTTCACAGAAATGTTCTGCTGAAATGGAGATCAGAAACATGACAGGCATCTTCAGAGACGCTGCTCCATTCTTGGCAGGTACTGTACCGTCTGCTGCTGTTGGAGCCGCGTGGGTTGACAGAGGTCATTCATTTGGACTTGTTTTCCCCTGTTTTTAA